From Plectropomus leopardus isolate mb chromosome 17, YSFRI_Pleo_2.0, whole genome shotgun sequence, a single genomic window includes:
- the slc25a39 gene encoding solute carrier family 25 member 39 isoform X1, whose product MAERAVSGSVAAISPVQQMLASGTGALLTSIFVTPLDVVKIRLQAQQTPFHQALACESAPWGGVIRPSKWKCFLYCNGLMDHIYVCQNGTSCTSWYKTPTHFSGTLDAFVKITRHEGLRSLWSGLPPTLVMAVPATVIYFTCYDQLRDFLRYGLGFQGSHIPLVAGGLARLGAVTVISPLELVRTKMQSRRLSYSELRVCIRSAVAQGGLLSLWRGWGPTVLRDVPFSALYWFNYELVKAQLCEQSRVTQANFSISFTAGAVSGAIAAILTLPFDVVKTRRQIQLGEMDTLGVSFKKTTSTWHIMKEICTEMGYRGLFAGFMPRVIKVAPACAVMISTYEFGKTFFQKMNLDRERQILRAV is encoded by the exons ATGGCGGAGCGGGCCGTCAGCGGCTCTGTGGCTGCGATCTCTCCAGTGCAGCAGATGCTGGCCTCTGGCACTGGAGCCCTCCTCACATCTATTTTTG TCACACCGCTGGACGTTGTGAAGATCAGGCTGCAGGCTCAGCAAACACCGTTTCACCAAG CTTTAGCCTGTGAATCAGCTCCATGGGGTGGCGTCATCCGCCCGTCCAAGT ggaaatgtttcctgtattgtaatgGACTGATGGATCACATCTATGTGTGTCAGAATGGAACCAGTTGCACCAGCTGGtacaaaacaccaacacattTCAGCGGGACGCTT GATGCGTTTGTGAAAATCACTCGTCATGAAGGACTCAGGTCTTTGTGGAGTGGACTACCACCAACACT gGTCATGGCTGTACCTGCCACTGTCATCTACTTCACCTGCTATGACCAGCTGCGGGACTTCCTGAGATACGGTCTGGGCTTCCAGGGCAGCCACATCCCTCTTGTTGCTGGAGGTCTGGCCAGAT TGGGGGCTGTGACGGTGATCAGCCCTCTGGAGCTGGTCAGGACCAAGATGCAGTCCCGCCGGCTGTCCTACAGCGAGCTGCGGGTGTGTATCCGCTCTGCTGTGGCTCAGGGCGGGCTGCTGTCGCTGTGGAGGGGCTGGGGACCCACAGTCCTCCGAGATGTACCTTTCTCTG CACTGTACTGGTTTAACTATGAACTGGTGAAGGCCCAGCTGTGTGAACAGTCCCGAGTGACTCAGGCCAACTTCTCTATCAGCTTCACTGCAGGAGCCGTCTCTGGAGCT ATTGCTGCCATCTTGACGCTGCCTTTTGACGTGGTGAAGACGCGGAGACAGATCCAGCTGGGAGAAATGGACACTCTCGGAG TTTCCTTCAAAAAGACCACATCCACATGGCACATAATGAAGGAAATATGTACAGAGATGGGCTACAGGGGTCTTTTTGCAG GTTTCATGCCAAGGGTGATCAAAGTGGCCCCAGCTTGTGCTGTCATGATAAGCACATACGAGTTTGGAAAGACCTTCTTCCAAAAGATGAACCTCGATCGAGAGCGACAGATCCTGAGGGCTGTCTGA
- the rpl3 gene encoding 60S ribosomal protein L3, translated as MSHRKFSAPRHGSLGFLPRKRSRRHRGKAKSFPKDDPSKPVHLTAFLGYKAGMTHIVREVDRPGSKVNKKEVVEAVTIVETPPMIVVGVVGYVSTPRGLRSFKTIFAEHVSDECKRRFYKNWYKSKKKAFTKYCKKWQDEEGKKQLEKDFASMKKYCQVVRIIAHTQMRLLPLRQKKSHLMEVQLNGGSISDKVDWAREKLEQAVPVSTVFSQDEMIDVIGITKGHGYKGVTSRWHTKKLPRKTHRGLRKVACIGAWHPARVAFSVARAGQKGYHHRTEINKKIYKIGQGYHTMDGKLVKNNASTEYDLSNKSINPLGGFVHYGEVTNDFVMVKGCVVGTKKRVLTLRKSLLVQTSRRALEKIDLKFIDTTSKFGHGRFQTVEEKKAFMGPLKKDRVAKEETA; from the exons ATG TCCCACCGTAAGTTTTCGGCTCCGCGCCACGGATCCCTGGGCTTCCTGCCCCGCAAGAGGAGTCGCCGTCACCGCGGTAAGGCCAAGAGCTTCCCTAAGGATGACCCGAGCAAGCCCGTGCACCTGACTGCCTTCCTGGGCTACAAGGCCGGCATGACACACATCGTCCGTGAGGTCGACAGACCAGGCTCAA aggtgAACAAGAAGGAAGTGGTCGAGGCGGTCACCATTGTGGAGACGCCTCCCATGATTGTGGTCGGAGTTGTGGGTTACGTCAGCACCCCCCGCGGCCTGCGTTCCTTCAAGACCATCTTCGCCGAGCACGTCAGCGATGAGTGCAAGCGTCGGTTCTACAAGAACTG GTACAAATCCAAGAAGAAGGCTTTCACCAAATACTGTAAGAAGTGGCAGGACGAGGAgggcaaaaaacagctggagaaGGACTTTGCCTCCATGAAGAAGTACTGCCAGGTCGTCCGTAtcattgcacacacacag ATGCGCCTGCTGCCTCTGAGGCAGAAGAAGTCTCACCTGATGGAGGTGCAGCTGAACGGAGGCAGCATCTCTGACAAGGTGGACTGGGCCCGTGAGAAGCTGGAGCAGGCCGTGCCCGTCAGCACCGTCTTCAGTCAGGACGAGATGATCGACGTCATTGGTATCACCAAGGGTCACGGGTACAAGG GTGTCACCAGCCGTTGGCACACGAAGAAGCTTCCTCGTAAAACCCATCGTGGTCTGCGTAAGGTGGCCTGTATCGGTGCCTGGCATCCTGCCCGTGTGGCCTTCTCTGTGGCCCGTGCCGGTCAGAAGGGTTACCACCACCGTACCGAGATCAACAAGAAGATCTACAAGATCGGCCAGGGCTACCACACCATGGACGGAAAGCTAGTGAAGAACAACGCCTCCACAGAGTACGATCTGTCCAACAAGAGCATCAACCCCCTG ggtGGCTTCGTCCACTATGGAGAAGTGACCAATGACTTTGTCATGGTGAAGGGCTGTGTTGTAGGGACCAAGAAGAGGGTGCTGACTCTGCGTAAG TCTCTGCTGGTGCAGACCAGCCGTCGTGCTCTGGAGAAGATCGACCTCAAGTTCATCGACACCACCTCCAAGTTTGGCCACGGCCGCTTCCAGACCGTCGAGGAAAAGAAGGCGTTCATG GGACCACTCAAGAAGGACCGTGTTGCCAAGGAAGAGACTGCTTAA
- the slc25a39 gene encoding solute carrier family 25 member 39 isoform X2: protein MAERAVSGSVAAISPVQQMLASGTGALLTSIFVTPLDVVKIRLQAQQTPFHQGKCFLYCNGLMDHIYVCQNGTSCTSWYKTPTHFSGTLDAFVKITRHEGLRSLWSGLPPTLVMAVPATVIYFTCYDQLRDFLRYGLGFQGSHIPLVAGGLARLGAVTVISPLELVRTKMQSRRLSYSELRVCIRSAVAQGGLLSLWRGWGPTVLRDVPFSALYWFNYELVKAQLCEQSRVTQANFSISFTAGAVSGAIAAILTLPFDVVKTRRQIQLGEMDTLGVSFKKTTSTWHIMKEICTEMGYRGLFAGFMPRVIKVAPACAVMISTYEFGKTFFQKMNLDRERQILRAV, encoded by the exons ATGGCGGAGCGGGCCGTCAGCGGCTCTGTGGCTGCGATCTCTCCAGTGCAGCAGATGCTGGCCTCTGGCACTGGAGCCCTCCTCACATCTATTTTTG TCACACCGCTGGACGTTGTGAAGATCAGGCTGCAGGCTCAGCAAACACCGTTTCACCAAG ggaaatgtttcctgtattgtaatgGACTGATGGATCACATCTATGTGTGTCAGAATGGAACCAGTTGCACCAGCTGGtacaaaacaccaacacattTCAGCGGGACGCTT GATGCGTTTGTGAAAATCACTCGTCATGAAGGACTCAGGTCTTTGTGGAGTGGACTACCACCAACACT gGTCATGGCTGTACCTGCCACTGTCATCTACTTCACCTGCTATGACCAGCTGCGGGACTTCCTGAGATACGGTCTGGGCTTCCAGGGCAGCCACATCCCTCTTGTTGCTGGAGGTCTGGCCAGAT TGGGGGCTGTGACGGTGATCAGCCCTCTGGAGCTGGTCAGGACCAAGATGCAGTCCCGCCGGCTGTCCTACAGCGAGCTGCGGGTGTGTATCCGCTCTGCTGTGGCTCAGGGCGGGCTGCTGTCGCTGTGGAGGGGCTGGGGACCCACAGTCCTCCGAGATGTACCTTTCTCTG CACTGTACTGGTTTAACTATGAACTGGTGAAGGCCCAGCTGTGTGAACAGTCCCGAGTGACTCAGGCCAACTTCTCTATCAGCTTCACTGCAGGAGCCGTCTCTGGAGCT ATTGCTGCCATCTTGACGCTGCCTTTTGACGTGGTGAAGACGCGGAGACAGATCCAGCTGGGAGAAATGGACACTCTCGGAG TTTCCTTCAAAAAGACCACATCCACATGGCACATAATGAAGGAAATATGTACAGAGATGGGCTACAGGGGTCTTTTTGCAG GTTTCATGCCAAGGGTGATCAAAGTGGCCCCAGCTTGTGCTGTCATGATAAGCACATACGAGTTTGGAAAGACCTTCTTCCAAAAGATGAACCTCGATCGAGAGCGACAGATCCTGAGGGCTGTCTGA